A part of Ziziphus jujuba cultivar Dongzao chromosome 8, ASM3175591v1 genomic DNA contains:
- the LOC107413756 gene encoding coronatine-insensitive protein 1, with protein sequence MENQHTSRVHIGMSDVVLGCVIPYIEDPKDRDAVSLVCRRWYELDALTRKHVTIALCYTTSPDRLRKRFQHLESLKLKGKPRAAMFNLIPEDWGGYVTPWVREIAESFNCLKSLHFRRMIVKDSDLELLARSRGHVLQVLKLDKCSGFSTDGLLHIGRFCRNLKTLFLEESTIIEKDGEWLHELATNNTVLETLNFYMTELAKVQYQDLELIARNCRSLLSVKISDCEILELVDFFRAASVLEEFCGGSFNEQPENYTSVSLPQRLCRLGLTYMGKNEMPIVFPFASLLKKLDLLYALLDTDDHCMLIQRCPNLEVLETRNVIGDRGLEVLALSCKRLKRLRIERGADEQGMEDEGGLVSQRGLIALAQGCLELEYLAVYVSDISNASLENIGSYSKNLSDFRLVLLDREERITDLPLDNGVRALLRGCEKLRRFALYLRHGGLTDVGLGYIGRYSQNVRWMLLGYVGESDRGLLEFSRGCPSLQKLEMRGCCFSEHALAVSVTQLSSLRYLWVQGYRASSSTGRDLLAMVRPFWNIELIPPRKLHVTNHLGETVLADHPSHILAYYSLAGQRTDFPDTVTPLDPASFITS encoded by the exons ATGGAAAATCAACACACAAGCAGAGTTCATATTGGCATGTCTGATGTCGTTTTGGGCTGCGTCATACCCTATATCGAAGACCCAAAGGACCGCGACGCCGTGTCGCTGGTGTGCCGGCGATGGTACGAGCTCGACGCGCTCACTCGGAAGCACGTGACCATCGCACTCTGCTACACGACCAGCCCCGATCGGCTCCGAAAGAGGTTTCAGCATCTGGAATCTCTGAAACTGAAAGGGAAGCCCAGAGCCGCCATGTTCAATCTGATTCCGGAGGATTGGGGAGGCTACGTAACCCCGTGGGTCAGAGAGATTGCTGAGTCTTTTAATTGCTTGAAGTCGCTTCACTTTCGGCGAATGATTGTCAAGGATTCCGACCTTGAACTCCTGGCTCGTTCCCGAGGTCACGTGCTTCAGGTGCTTAAGCTCGATAAGTGCTCGGGATTTTCCACCGATGGCCTTTTGCATATTGGTCGCTTCTGCAG GAATTTAAAAACTTTGTTTTTGGAGGAAAGCACGATAATTGAGAAAGATGGCGAATGGCTACATGAACTTGCTACAAACAACACTGTTCTTGAGACTTTGAACTTCTATATGACGGAACTTGCCAAAGTACAATATCAAGACCTCGAGCTCATAGCCAGAAATTGTCGCTCCTTGCTTTCAGTGAAAATTAGTGACTGTGAAATCCTGGAACTAGTGGATTTCTTTCGTGCTGCATCTGTTTTGGAGGAATTTTGTGGGGGTTCCTTCAATGAACAACCAGAGAACTACACTTCTGTATCATTACCCCAAAGATTATGCCGTTTGGGTCTAACGTATATGGGAAAGAATGAAATGCCAATTGTATTCCCATTTGCATCCTTACTCAAAAAGTTGGATCTTCTGTATGCCCTGCTTGACACAGATGATCATTGCATGTTAATTCAAAGGTGTCCCAACTTAGAAGTGCTTGAG ACGAGGAATGTTATTGGAGATAGAGGCCTAGAAGTTCTTGCTCTAAGTTGCAAAAGATTAAAGAGGCTTAGAATTGAGCGAGGTGCTGATGAACAGGGGATGGAGGATGAAGGAGGTCTTGTTTCTCAAAGAGGTTTGATTGCTTTGGCTCAGGGCTGTCTTGAACTGGAATACTTGGCTGTCTATGTATCTGATATATCAAATGCATCTCTGGAAAATATTGGGTCTTACTCTAAAAATCTTTCTGATTTTCGTCTTGTCCTGCTTGACCGAGAAGAGAGGATTACAGATTTACCACTTGACAATGGTGTCCGAGCTCTGTTGAGGGGCTGTGAAAAGCTCAGAAGGTTTGCTCTGTATCTCCGACATGGGGGCTTGACTGATGTTGGTCTTGGTTATATTGGGCGATACAGTCAAAATGTGAGATGGATGCTTCTTGGTTATGTTGGAGAGTCTGATCGTGGACTTTTGGAGTTCTCTAGAGGTTGCCCCAGCCTGCAAAAACTTGAAATGAGGGGCTGTTGTTTCAGTGAGCATGCACTGGCTGTTTCAGTGACGCAACTTTCTTCCCTAAGGTACTTATGGGTGCAGGGGTATAGAGCATCATCTTCAACAGGTCGAGATCTTTTAGCCATGGTTCGTCCATTTTGGAATATCGAGTTAATTCCTCCTAGAAAGCTTCATGTCACTAATCATCTTGGGGAGACCGTATTGGCTGATCATCCATCTCACATACTTGCATACTATTCCCTGGCTGGACAGAGAACAGATTTTCCAGATACTGTTACTCCCTTGGATCCGGCATCCTTCATTACCTCATAG